Proteins encoded within one genomic window of Solibaculum mannosilyticum:
- a CDS encoding aspartate kinase has product MSLIVQKFGGTSVANADRVRNVARIVTDTYRQGHDVIVVVSAQGDTTDDLIEKANEINPKASKREMDMLLAAGEEISISLLAMAIESLGFPVVSMLGWQAGFQTTSVNGNARIKRIDTDRLREALDKRNIVVVAGFQGINRFGDISTLGRGGSDTSAVALAAALQAECCQIYTDVDGVYTADPRKVKNARKLEEITYDEMLELATLGAQVLHNRSVEMAKKYNVDLEVRSSLDPVEGTKVKEVVNVEKMLIKGVTRDNNIARISIVGVKDQPGIAFKIFSRLAGAQVNVDIILQSIGRDGTKDIAFTVPQSQGEAAMNAIKDMAEIVGCKHVHYHDNVSKVSVVGAGMESNPGVAARMFEALYDADINIQMISTSEIKISVIINRDMADRAVAAIHDAFIS; this is encoded by the coding sequence ATGAGTTTGATTGTGCAGAAGTTTGGAGGTACATCGGTGGCCAATGCCGACCGAGTCCGCAATGTGGCCCGTATTGTTACCGATACTTATCGCCAAGGACATGATGTTATCGTAGTGGTGTCCGCTCAAGGAGATACTACCGATGATCTGATTGAAAAGGCTAATGAGATCAATCCCAAAGCTTCCAAGCGGGAAATGGATATGCTTTTGGCGGCGGGAGAAGAAATTTCCATCTCCTTGCTTGCCATGGCCATTGAATCGCTGGGATTCCCGGTGGTATCCATGCTGGGATGGCAGGCAGGATTTCAAACGACATCGGTCAACGGCAACGCTCGTATTAAGCGCATCGACACAGACCGCCTCCGTGAAGCATTGGATAAACGCAATATTGTAGTAGTGGCCGGATTCCAGGGAATCAACCGCTTTGGGGATATCAGTACACTGGGCCGCGGCGGATCGGATACCAGTGCCGTTGCATTGGCCGCTGCGTTACAGGCTGAATGCTGCCAGATCTACACCGATGTAGACGGTGTATATACTGCTGATCCCCGCAAGGTGAAGAATGCGAGGAAACTAGAAGAAATCACCTACGATGAGATGCTGGAACTGGCTACATTAGGCGCTCAGGTTTTGCATAACCGTTCGGTAGAGATGGCAAAAAAATACAACGTAGATCTGGAGGTACGCTCCAGTCTTGATCCCGTGGAGGGCACAAAGGTCAAGGAGGTAGTTAATGTGGAAAAAATGCTGATCAAAGGGGTAACCCGTGATAATAATATAGCTCGTATTTCCATTGTGGGAGTTAAGGATCAGCCAGGTATCGCCTTTAAGATTTTCTCCCGTTTGGCTGGGGCGCAAGTCAACGTGGATATCATCCTGCAGTCGATAGGCCGGGATGGTACAAAGGACATCGCTTTTACCGTACCGCAAAGCCAGGGTGAGGCGGCGATGAACGCCATCAAGGATATGGCGGAGATTGTAGGCTGCAAACATGTCCATTATCATGACAATGTGTCGAAAGTCTCGGTGGTAGGCGCCGGTATGGAGAGCAATCCGGGCGTAGCAGCCCGTATGTTTGAGGCGCTGTATGACGCTGACATTAATATCCAGATGATTTCCACCAGCGAAATCAAGATTTCAGTTATCATCAATCGTGATATGGCTGACCGTGCAGTGGCTGCAATCCACGATGCTTTTATCTCCTAA
- the thrB gene encoding homoserine kinase, whose translation MIKIKVPATSANLGPGFDALGLALTLYNEVWMEECDTVDIAAVDDTVIPTGTDNMIFQNARHLYELCGRPFCGLKVRQKNGIPMTRGLGSSSACIVAGLLGANALLGEPMERQELLSIAAHMEGHPDNIAPAILGGLVTSVMEGGQVYSVSVPVSDQIQFAVMIPPFEIKTEFARGILPGSLSRADAVFNLSRAALMTAALFSGRMENLKVAVQDRIHQPYRLGLIPGMREAFDAAYDLGAYGVYLSGAGPTIVGVIDARESKEDFACKLSSGLEQRGIKGWKVLVLDCDQPGAQVTKDVPLEA comes from the coding sequence ATGATAAAAATAAAAGTGCCGGCCACCAGCGCCAATTTAGGTCCTGGATTTGACGCGTTGGGCCTGGCTCTGACCCTTTACAATGAGGTGTGGATGGAGGAGTGCGATACAGTAGACATTGCTGCTGTAGATGATACTGTCATCCCCACAGGGACGGACAATATGATCTTTCAAAATGCGCGGCATCTCTATGAACTATGTGGACGTCCATTTTGTGGTCTAAAAGTGCGCCAAAAAAACGGGATCCCCATGACCCGAGGGCTTGGGAGCAGTTCAGCCTGCATTGTGGCGGGACTGTTGGGTGCCAATGCCCTGCTGGGAGAACCCATGGAACGGCAGGAACTTTTGTCCATTGCCGCCCATATGGAGGGCCATCCTGACAACATTGCTCCTGCCATTTTAGGAGGACTGGTGACGTCGGTGATGGAAGGGGGACAGGTGTACAGCGTCAGTGTGCCGGTGTCGGATCAGATCCAGTTTGCGGTTATGATCCCTCCATTTGAGATTAAAACGGAATTTGCCCGGGGAATTTTACCGGGGAGTTTATCTAGAGCAGACGCAGTTTTTAACCTATCCCGGGCAGCATTGATGACGGCAGCTCTTTTTTCCGGACGTATGGAAAACTTAAAGGTGGCAGTACAAGATCGTATTCATCAGCCCTATCGTCTGGGGCTTATTCCCGGCATGCGGGAGGCTTTTGATGCAGCCTATGATCTAGGAGCTTACGGCGTCTATTTAAGCGGAGCAGGTCCCACCATTGTGGGTGTAATCGATGCTCGTGAATCCAAGGAGGATTTTGCTTGTAAGCTGTCATCGGGGCTGGAGCAGCGCGGCATCAAGGGTTGGAAAGTACTTGTGCTGGATTGCGATCAACCAGGCGCTCAAGTAACAAAAGATGTCCCGCTGGAAGCTTGA